A genomic stretch from Arachis stenosperma cultivar V10309 chromosome 3, arast.V10309.gnm1.PFL2, whole genome shotgun sequence includes:
- the LOC130969990 gene encoding patellin-3-like, with amino-acid sequence MADSDSNPPPPPVTVTVTHSETANPDVPALALATEAEPLRDNTAKDLPPSPPLPQPEQPAPEEDTSAPEAVQADTCQPEQEKDVVAVAEQNPNPTPQEQERSDKLPQNLVSFKEESNRVSDLSDSEKASLEEFKKLLADSIKEDVSIWGVPLLKDERTDVILLKFLRARDFKVKDAFAMINNTLRWRKDFNIDALLDEDLGDDMDKVVFMHGHSREGHPVCYNVYGEFQNKDLYDKTFSTEEKRNNFLRWRIQFLERSIRKLDFTPGGINTIFQVNDLKNSPGPAKRELRLATKQALQLLQDNYPEFVAKQVFINAPWWYLAFYTMISPFMTQRTKSKLVFAGPSRSPDILFKYISPEQVPIQYGGLSVDFCDCNPDFSMSDPVTEIPLKPTTKQTVEIAIYEKCIIVWELRVVGWEVSYSAEFKPDAKDGYAVIIQKATKMSPTDEPVVSNSFKVSDLGKLLLTIDNSTLKKKRLLYRFKIKPYSD; translated from the exons ATGGCTGATAGCGATTCTAACCCTCCTCCGCCTCCTGTTACCGTTACCGTTACACATAGCGAAACGGCGAACCCTGATGTGCCTGCTCTCGCTTTAGCTACAGAAGCTGAACCACTCCGTGATAACACCGCCAAAGACCTCCCACCTTCCCCGCCACTCCCTCAACCTGAACAACCAGCACCAGAAGAAGACACGTCAGCACCCGAGGCTGTCCAAGCTGACACTTGCCAACCGGAACAGGAAAAGGATGTGGTTGCAGTTGCAGAGCAGAATCCCAATCCCACTCCTCAAGAGCAAGAGCGCAGTGACAAGCTTCCGCAGAATCTGGTATCGTTCAAGGAAGAGAGCAATAGGGTTTCTGATCTCTCCGATTCCGAGAAAGCTTCCCTTGAAGAGTTCAAGAAGCTTCTAGCAGATTCCATTAAGGAGGACGTTTCCATATGGGGAGTCCCTCTCCTCAAGGACGAGAGAACTGACGTCATCCTCCTCAAGTTCCTCAGAGCCCGCGACTTCAAGGTCAAGGACGCATTCGCCATGATCAACAACACTCTCCGATGGAGAAAGGACTTCAACATCGACGCTCTCCTCGACGAAGATCTCGGCGATGACATGGACAAGGTCGTCTTCATGCACGGCCACTCCAGAGAGGGCCATCCTGTCTGCTACAACGTCTACGGCGAGTTCCAGAACAAGGACCTCTATGATAAGACCTTCTCCACCGAGGAAAAGAGAAACAACTTCCTCCGGTGGCGGATTCAGTTCTTGGAGAGGAGTATTAGGAAGCTTGACTTCACTCCCGGTGGCATCAATACCATTTTTCAAGTTAACGACCTCAAGAATTCCCCTGGCCCTGCCAAACGGGAGCTTCGTCTTGCCACCAAACAAGCTCTCCAATTGCTTCAGGATAACTACCCCGAGTTTGTTGCCAAACAG GTTTTTATCAATGCTCCCTGGTGGTATCTTGCATTTTATACCATGATCAGTCCATTCATGACGCAGAGGACCAAGAGCAAACTTGTGTTTGCAGGGCCATCCAGGTCTCCTGATATCCTTTTCAA GTATATTTCCCCGGAGCAAGTGCCAATTCAGTATGGAGGCCTAAGTGTAGATTTCTGTGACTGCAATCCAGATTTCAGTATGTCTGATCCTGTCACGGAAATTCCTCTTAAGCCGACCACGAAGCAAACTGTAGAGATCGCCATTTATGAG AAATGTATTATTGTCTGGGAGCTGCGAGTGGTTGGTTGGGAGGTTAGCTATAGTGCTGAGTTCAAGCCTGATGCTAAAGATGGATATGCAGTTATTATACAGAAGGCCACAAAGATGTCCCCAACTGATGAACCTGTTGTTTCCAATAGCTTTAAAGTTAGTGATCTGGGAAAATTATTGCTCACTATTGACAACTCCACCTTGAAAAAGAAGAGGCTTCTTTACAGGTTCAAGATCAAACCCTACTCTGACTGA